A genome region from Purpureocillium takamizusanense chromosome 8, complete sequence includes the following:
- the GRG1_2 gene encoding Glucose-repressible protein (COG:S~EggNog:ENOG503P77B) — protein sequence MESAKQAINYVSETIQGAASGASKEANKEVAKDSNVNVGTRLSAAKDAVGDKVDQTTHENKAEAHKQYAKA from the exons ATGGAGAGTGCCAAGCAGGCCATCAACTACGTCTCTGAGACCAtccagggcgccgcctctggTGCCAGCAAGGAGGCCAACAAGGAGGTCGCCAAGGACAGCAACGTCAACGTCGGCACTCG CCTGTCtgccgccaaggacgccgtTGGCGACAAGGTCGACCAGACCACCCACGAGAACAAGGCTGAGGCCCACAAGCAGTACGCCAAGGCCTAA
- the YAP1 gene encoding DNA-binding transcription factor yap1 (COG:K~EggNog:ENOG503NVYA), protein MASTGDGGGSLPPNFFLTPHQQNLLFAALNANNPQKPAPAASNGLSLSPNSFKGSPMQNLDTSGFQESPYLDNYDYDFGDSSFDFSFAGGDQPQMIGDVPGTAGTDSTENESNEKRSHPDDEEGDTSPGNDSKRRESNDKAPKKPGRKPLTSEPTSKRKAQNRAAQRAFRERKEKHLKDLETKVEELEKASEEANHENSKLRAQVDRITSELNQYKQRLAVMSNVKQPVPREKVPFGSAALNNLSDVSFQFEFPKFGALPGPPVAKRQTQPSQPISPPQDGQTASPARSQSNDSRSPQSAQQSMHDELANFSGIFTPSMTSSHRTGSRASLESAHLSFGGGGGGATSSPSASSNSNAGPSSSCGTSPEPSNQSPMGFKPLETLTTIGEEQQAASTTSGDQPFAQFANVDIGSPSFDWLANQNGGHFDPQLFGDYREPQDNILANPNLDDFFSDAFNADFFTPYNMPATTKTAPKKNLIDEIDAQQNSLDDEPPKSNMNCNQIWYDSLPVDVDPTRPLTRSDREKLQDCPKAQSGEFDLDGLCSELTKKAKCSGSGPVVGEKDFDTILRKYMGKDVSTDCVANTLGISVKQEQPNGVSMP, encoded by the exons ATGGCTTCGACGGGCGATGGAGGTggctcgctgccgccaaacTTCTTCCTGACCCCGCACCAGCAGAACCTGCTCTTTGCTGCCCTCAACGCCAACAATCCGCAAAAGCCGGCCCCAGCGGCCTCAAATGGTCTCTCGCTGTCCCCTAACTCCTTCAAAGGCTCCCCAATGCAAAATCTGGATACTAGCGGCTTCCAGGAGAGCCCCTACCTGGACAACTATGATTACGACTTTGGCGACTCGAGCTTCGACTTTTCCtttgcgggcggcgaccagcCTCAGATGATTGGGGACGTGCCCGGCACCGCCGGGACTGATTCAACCGAGAACGAGTCCAACGAGAAGAGAAGCCATccggacgatgaggagggtGATACTAGTCCGGGCAACGATTCCAAGCGTCGCGAGAGCAACGACAAGGCTCCCAAGAAGCCCGGCCGAAAGCCGCTCACATCCGAGCCTACTTCA AAGCGCAAGGCTCAAAACCgagcggcgcagcgcgcatTCAGGGAGCGCAAGGAAAAGCACCTCAAGGACCTCGAGAccaaggtggaggagctggagaaggcaTCGGAAGAGGCAAACCACGAGAACTCCAAGCTCCGAGCGCAGGTGGACCGCATCACGTCTGAGCTCAACCAGTACAAGCAGCGGCTCGCCGTCATGTCCAACGTCAAGCAGCCGGTACCCCGCGAGAAGGTGCCCTTTGGAAGCGCAGCTCTCAACAACTTGAGTGATGTCAGCTTCCAGTTTGAGTTCCCCAAGTTCGGCGCCCTCCCGGGTCCTCCTGTCGCCAAACGACAAACGCAGCCGTCGCAGCCAATCAGCCCGCCACAGGACGGACAGACGGCTAGCCCCGCCCGCAGCCAGAGCAACGATAGCAGGTCGCCGCAGTCGGCTCAACAGTCAATGCATGACGAACTTGCCAATTTCTCTGGCATCTTCACCCCCTCCATGACCAGCTCGCACCGGACGGGCTCAAGAGCGAGCCTGGAGTCGGCACATCTCAGCttcggcgggggcgggggtggCGCCACGAGCTCTCCTTCGGCCTCATCCAACTCGAACGCTGGGCCGAGCTCATCATGTGGCACGTCCCCAGAGCCGTCAAATCAGTCTCCGATGGGCTTCAAGCCTTTGGAGACGCTGACCACTAttggcgaggagcagcaggccgcgTCCACTACGAGTGGCGACCAGCCATTTGCTCAGTTTGCCAACGTGGACATCGGAAGCCCTAGCTTTGACTGGCTTGCCAACCAGAATGGCGGCCACTTCGACCCTCAGCTATTCGGTGACTACCGCGAGCCGCAGGACAACATCCTGGCTAACCCCAACCTCGATGACTTCTTCAGCGACGCTTTCAACGCAGACTTCTTCACGCCGTACAACATGCCTGCGACGACCAAGACGGCACCGAAGAAGAACCTCATTGACGAGATCGATGCCCAGCAGAACTCGCTGGACGATGAGCCCCCAAAGAGCAACATGAACTGCAATCAGATTTGGTACGACAGCTTGCCGGTAGATGTTGACCCGACTAGGCCACTGACACGCAGTGACAGGGAGAAATTGCAGGACTGCCCCAAGGCCCAGAGTGGCGAGTTTGACTTGGACGGGCTCTGCTCGGAGCTCACCAAGAAGGCCAAGTGctcgggcagcggcccggTGGTGGGCGAAAAGGACTTCGACACCATTCTCAGGAAGTACATGGGCAAAGACGTATCCACCGACTGCGTCGCCAACACCCTGGGTATTTCCGTCAAGCAGGAACAACCCAACGGGGTTTCCATGCCGTGA
- the PKC1_2 gene encoding Non-specific serine/threonine protein kinase (COG:T~EggNog:ENOG503NVYN) — MGNGQGKPVDLTGEVNLNHFRLLRVVGRGAFGKVRIVERKDTNLSFALKYIRKDEVVKSESVRNIIRERRMLEHVNHPFICNLRYSFQDIEYMYLVVDLMSGGDLRFHISRKTFTEEAVRFWIAELGCALRYIHGQGIIHRDVKPDNVLLDADGHVHLTDFNVASDIIPGRILTSKSGTLAYLAPEVYSGKGYDVRADWWSLGVLFYECIYNKRPFDGNSESTLSQQILTTFPKYPVTQPPVSLTCLYAIRAALDPNPQTRLGSTWESFIYNDFFKEFDFDLLEQKRFEPIFVPSSDKTNFDATYDLEELLLEEAPLEARARRQKPRERLKEDATDQEIREDELYRMIEKDFRPFDYTVAAYKKITEATQGLTPSPGQTDTVNNGPQALTTDTATPIPARSDGNQTFQSPPLDRGSNIDSSNKSRPSRPAPPPPQYQSQYLSRQLPPTSNRITSPTGGVQVTLDGGGSWSELARQDATLPTDAATAADPKNEGSGGMFGFLKSKKGRNNSPKPKERGVLGKEGARVVIS, encoded by the exons ATGGGCAACGGCCAAGGAAAGCCCGTCGACCTCACTGGTGAAG TAAACCTCAATCACTTCCGCCTCTTGAGAGTCGTCGGTCGCGGGGCTTTTGGCAAAGTACGCATTGTCGAGCGCAAGGACACCAACTTGTCCTTCGCGCTCAAGTACATCCGCAAAGATGAAG TCGTCAAATCCGAGAGCGTGCGCAACATCATCCGCGAACGACGGATGCTTGAGCACGTAAATCACCCTTTCATTTGCAACTTGCGGTACAGTTTCCAGGATATCGAGTACAT GTACCTGGTGGTTGATCTCATGAGTGGCGGCGATCTCCGATTCCACATATCGAGGAAGACCTTCACAGAAGAGGCTGTGCGCTTCTGgatcgccgagctcggctGCGCCTTGCGGTACATTCACGGTCAAGGCATCATTCATCGCGATGTCAAGCCCGACAATGTTCTGCTCGACGCAGACGGTCATGTCCACTTGACGGACTTT AATGTCGCATCCGATATTATCCCGGGCAGGATTCTTACCAGCAAGTCCGGCACCTTGGCATACCTGGCTCCGGAAGTGTACTCAGGGAAAGGATATGATGTCCGAGCAGACTGGTGGTCTCTCGGCGTCCTGTTCTACGAGTGTATTTACAACAAG CGTCCATTCGACGGCAACAGCGAGTCAACGTTGAGCCAGCAGATCTTGACGACGTTCCCCAAGTACCCGGTCACGCAACCCCCAGTCTCGCTGACTTGCCTATacgccatccgcgccgccctAGACCCCAATCCGCAGACCCGACTGGGATCTACGTGGGAAAGTTTCATCTACAATGACTTCTTCAAGGAATTCGACTTCGATCTGTTGGAGCAAAAACGTTTCGAGCCGATCTTCGTCCCCTCGTCTGATAAGACCAATTTTGATGCGACTTACGACCTGGAAGAACTATTGCTGGAGGAAGCTCCCCTTGAGGCTCGCGCTCGGAGACAAAAACCTCGCGAGCGCTTAAAAGAGGATGCGACAGATCAGGAAATTCGAGAGGACGAGCTATATCGGATGATTGAGAAGGACTTCCGGCCATTCGATTACACTGTTGCCGCGTACAAAAA GATCACGGAGGCTACTCAAGGCCTCACGCCGAGCCCTGGTCAGACTGATACCGTCAACAATGGACCACAGGCGCTAACAACCGACACGGCAACCCCTATACCCGCGAGGAGCGACGGGAACCAGACCTTCCAGTCCCCGCCGTTGGATCGCGGCTCCAACatcgacagcagcaacaagagcCGACCGTCCAGGcctgccccgccgcccccgcagTATCAGAGCCAGTATCTGTCGCGCCAGCTGCCACCTACCAGCAACCGCATTACGAGCCCAACAGGCGGCGTCCAGGTAACtctggatggcggcggcagctggtcAGAGCTAGCACGTCAGGATGCCACTCTACCAACCGACGCTGCCACTGCGGCTGATCCCAAGAACGAAGGCTCTGGGGGCATGTTTGGATTCTTGAAGAGCAAAAAGGGGCGCAACAACAGTCCGAAACCCAAAGAGCGGGGCGTTCTCGGCAAGGAGGGTGCGAGAGTCGTCATCAGCTAG
- a CDS encoding uncharacterized protein (COG:S~EggNog:ENOG503P2AU): protein MVRSGKKHVHWLPVPSRTLEDALYGPNAFDPSRYLRSGDGAEEADETGALEPRGLARGRVRTSPDNVDGFAAVLLRRTLPDPCWTSEVTPSIRLKDLLAIDDRVTARLAALFPSDTDDNISPRQEGYVKIGAGACGAIFAERGQPYAFKLAKNQDGSDLWNDYRMHTKVAQSFALHGSSRFQIPSCGYFVPKADVIFWERHQRLALGVGETCHTPCAVLAMERISPLPLVTRFALIQRFCRPYLQELAILSRANEDCLVRPYLGSMQGNETCFFSLRNFKLHLNHMQDLDINATDIARRMGEALAIMHWSARTDARDVEFVLGGSRPRVRLVQPGPAVAGAAGIPEQQQYTGPSSRGFPDFLQRVTDLWVLDFDQVRPITMDLAGVVQAIEAARVNDPYFPRPLQGSTIEKQVWETFAKRYLDTSAFIIDFEGLQNDNELAPYLPRWFISGLMGKEKRRQSEEGMGGADHNYGKQ, encoded by the coding sequence ATGGTACGGTCGGGAAAGAAACACGTGCACTGGTTGCCTGTACCGAGTAGAACCCTCGAGGATGCTCTGTACGGACCCAATGCCTTCGATCCCAGCCGGTACCTGCGCAGTGGTGACGGAGCAGAAGAGGCCGACGAAACTGGCGCGCTCGAGCCTCGAGGTCTCGCGCGTGGCCGAGTACGGACCAGCCCGGATAACGTTGATGGCTTTGCTGCCGTGTTACTCCGTCGCACCCTCCCGGATCCGTGTTGGACATCAGAGGTGACGCCGTCCATCAGACTGAAAGATCTTCTCGCCATCGATGACCGGGTCACGGCGCGTTTGGCGGCGCTCTTCCCAAGCGATACAGACGACAACATCTCCCCGAGACAGGAAGGATACGTCAAGATTGGGGCGGGTGCTTGCGGCGCCATCTTTGCCGAGCGAGGGCAGCCGTACGCGTTCAAACTGGCCAAGAATCAGGACGGGTCGGATCTATGGAACGACTATCGCATGCACACAAAGGTCGCGCAGAGTTTCGCCCTCCACGGGTCTTCGCGGTTTCAGATACCAAGCTGTGGCTATTTCGTGCCCAAGGCCGACGTCATATTCTGGGAACGACATCAACGCCTCGCCTTGGGTGTGGGGGAGACATGCCACACGCCGTGCGCTGTGCTGGCCATGGAGCGTatctctcctctccccttGGTGACACGATTTGCCCTCATCCAGAGGTTTTGCCGCCCGTATCTTCAGGAGTTGGCCATATTGAGTAGAGCCAATGAGGACTGCTTGGTAAGGCCCTACCTGGGGTCAATGCAGGGCAACGAAACCTGCTTCTTCTCTCTGAGGAATTTCAAGCTGCATCTCAATCACATGCAGGACTTGGACATCAACGCGACTGATATAGCTCGGAGAATGGGTGAAGCTCTTGCAATCATGCACTGGTCTGCCCGGACGGATGCGCGAGATGTCGAGTTTGTGCTCGGAGGATCCAGGCCCAGGGTCCGGCTAGTCCAGCCGGGACCTGCTGTCGCAGGGGCGGCTGGCATCCCGGAGCAACAACAGTACACGGGCCCGTCATCGCGGGGATTCCCTGACTTCCTCCAGCGTGTGACTGATCTCTGGGTGCTCGACTTCGACCAAGTCCGGCCTATCACCATGGACTTGGCTGGTGTAGTCCAGGCCATAGAGGCGGCTAGGGTCAACGATCCGTATTTCCCCAGACCGTTACAGGGGTCGACAATCGAGAAGCAAGTCTGGGAAACCTTCGCCAAGCGATACCTCGACACGTCTGCCTTCATCATCGACTTTGAAGGCCTTCAGAATGACAACGAGCTGGCGCCCTACCTGCCTCGGTGGTTCATTAGTGGACTCATGGGCAAGGAGAAGAGGCGCCagagcgaggagggcatgGGAGGAGCAGACCATAATTACGGGAAACAATAG
- a CDS encoding uncharacterized protein (EggNog:ENOG503P8GX) → MRYTSHHSAAAAMSLSLLRSARAPRRPFAVAAAPAVAAAPHAHAQQHNYHMTPHRALPYKDAQDRETLRPRTAEHTSTGRDDDVAGAHPDAAFNPDKTRPETERRAAAAEQEEGGEQGQEQRRGGRRGGDGESSASAVEGTGANQELSKPRGDERSKADRGAGQEVRKGGRSGGGSPPKHGEVGGGRRR, encoded by the coding sequence ATGAGATACACGAGTCACCATtctgccgcagccgccatgTCGCTCTCCCTGCTGCGAAGCGCCCGTGCCCCCCGCCGGCCGTTCGCTGTCGCCGCAGCTCCCGccgtggcagcagcaccacatGCCCACGCGCAACAGCACAACTACCACATGACGCCGCACCGGGCGCTGCCCTACAAGGACGCACAGGACCGCGAGACTCTGCGGCCGCGGACGGCGGAGCAcacgtcgacggggcgggacgacgacgtggccggGGCGCACCCGGACGCGGCCTTTAACCCGGACAAGACGCGGCCTGAGAcggagcggcgcgcggccgcggcggagcaggaggaggggggggaacaaggacaagaacaaaggcgggggggacgacgcggcggcgatggtgagaGCAGTGCGAGCGCGGTCGAGGGCACGGGCGCGAACCAGGAGCTCAGCAAGCCGAGGGGCGACGAGCGGTCCAAGGCGGACCGCGGTGCTGGGCAGGAGGTGCGCAAGGGcgggaggagcggcggcgggagcccGCCCAAGCATGGCGAGGTCGGaggtggccgtcgtcgctga
- the LXR4 gene encoding L-xylo-3-hexulose reductase (EggNog:ENOG503NV63~COG:Q), producing MAPSRPYDGKLGIVTGGSRGIGAAVARRLAAKGCNLLLVFTSESSKQPTDQLCHELSSAHQVRCSSVQADLAGPEAAARKIVDAAQGFFSTYNTSGDLQVDILVNNAGVSSNQAMNDAALGPIVADEFTRVYNVNVLAPLLLTQAVAPFLPRDRSGRVVNVSSVSSSIGYQGQSVYAGSKAAIEAMTRTWSRELAERATVNAVNPGPAWGDMYAEAGERFWRINQPYVDAAPLASYSGEKAVLDLAGDDAERFDKTVREGMGGRRPGFTSEIAGTIDMLCSAEAGWTTGSVVCANGGMKMSIA from the exons ATGGCGCCATCAAGACCGTACGACGGCAAGTTGGGCATCGTTACCGGCGGCTCACGAG GGATTGGCGCCGCCGtagctcgccgcctcgccgccaagggctgcaacctcctcctcgtcttcaccTCCGAGTCGTCCAAGCAGCCCACCGACCAGCTCTGCCACGAGCTCTCGTCAGCGCATCAGgtgcgctgctcctcggtgcAGGCCGACCTGGCGGGAcccgaggccgcggcgcgcaagatcgtcgacgccgcgcagggcTTTTTCTCGACGTACAACACGTCGGGCGACCTGCAGGTGGACATCCTCGTTAACAACGCCGGCGTGTCGTCCAACCAAGCCATGaacgacgccgcgctggggcccatcgtcgccgacgagttCACGCGCGTCTACAACGTCAACGTCCTggccccgctgctgctcacccaggccgtcgcgcccTTCCTCCCGCGCGACCGCTCGGGCCGCGTCGTCAACGTCTCGAGCGTGAGCTCCTCCATCGGGTACCAGGGCCAAAGCGTCTACGCGGGCAGTAAGGCTGCCATCGAGGCCATGACGCGCACCTGGAGCcgcgagctggccgagcgCGCCACCGTCAACGCCGTCAACCCGGGCCCCGCCTGGGGCGACATGtacgccgaggcgggcgagcgctTCTGGCGCATCAACCAGCCctacgtcgacgccgcgcccctGGCGAGCTACAGTGGCGAGAAGGCCGTGCTGGActtggcgggcgacgacgcagagcGCTTCGACAAGACGGTCCGGGAGGGCATGGGCGGGCGAAGGCCCGGCTTCACTAGCGAGATTGCCGGCACCATTGACATGCTGtgctcggccgaggcgggctggACGACAGGCAGCGTGGTGtgcgccaacggcggcatgAAGATGTCGATAGCATga